The window TGTGTTCTGAACACTTACTTTTGTCAgaagttttcttccaaagctaAACTTcacaagaagaagaaataaaatgccgGCAAACATCAGCTTGATAACAGAGCCAAGGCCACCTATGTTCACATAAGCGCCATACTGCACCTGAGGCAAAAACATATTTCCAGTGGTagaatttacattaaaatttttgCATCAGTGCATTTGTCAAAATGAATCTACCCCCAAATTAGGATGCAATTCTTTGATACAATAGATAGCTGTTTAAATAGGGCCTTAGACAATTGTCTTAGTTCTAAACAACTCTTTGAATAATGCTTCACTTTATAATTCATTATGAGAAGACAGTGTAACTACAGAATGGCGAGGGAGCGAGCATGGTAAACAAGAGtggaaaactttaaagaaagatgCATTTTGGTATCCAATTCCAGGCTTCTTTCCCAAgatcttcctttcctcctcttacTGCTTTAGTTTAAGACAAACTGACGCCTTCCTTTAGAATTTCGGAATAGCAATGGGAAGCCTTTCTCATGAGTAGTTTCCAAGCATATTTTCAGAGCACTGCCTCACCTTCATCTCTTAACTGATGCCTGTGATTCTGCACAGCTCTTCTATACATTGTTGGTGCTGGTCTCCTCTCAGGAAaccatggaaaacaaaaactaaacacGACCACCACTTCACCTTGCCTTTACTCTGCACACCAGAGACCCAAGCATCCAAGAAGTCTCCAGATACAAACGAGCAGCATACGAATTCTTTATCAGAATGTTTACTACACTATACTGACCTGACTATAGTTGCACAGACTACAATTACAATGCTTTTAGAAGCTCCACTGATTAAAACGAGAAAAGCCTCTGCACAGGAACAGAATTTAACGTATTCGTCATTCCCAAAAATAAGGAAGCCTACCTCTCAAATGTTTCTGTGACTCAAGGCTTCCATTCCCTACAAACACAGGCCCAGAAATCAGATAGCATAAGAACCCTACAAGAGACTCTCGTATCTATTATGCTAGCAGCAATAAGCAAGCTCATCAGGCAGAGTATCGAGTAGTACGAAACAGGCCCGTGCACCCAGAAGAACCTGGACCACATCAGGTCAAACAGCTTGCAAAGGAGATCAACAGCACAAGCCTCCTTCTCTACAGAAGCAAAAGCACATCGCAGTTCATTACTATTTACCTAACTACAGAAGCCCTACTATGCAGATCTGCACTAAGAACAGTTACCACATAAAGGAAAGATGCGCTGAAAATGCTAATAAAGACACAGTATACCAAAACCAGTAACTTACAGGTGTTTCCTGCAACTCTGTGTGCAAGTAACACTGAGACCGTTTCACAACGGAACCATCAGATCCCATGAATCGAATGGAGTACTCTTTGAATTCCTGATTGTAAAACACAAGTCCTCTgccaatggaaaaaagaaagtcagaaaaaattttcaaatgttcacgcatactgaaagaaacagatCATAACAGCCCTACCAATACTGGCTTTTTCCTCAAGCATTTTTATGACGTCACCTCTTTCCACTGAAAGCAAACCATTCCAAATTTATCCCTGGCTCAACTCAAAATTCCACGCGCTACAGCGAGGATGAATTTGATAATCAAAATAATACTCtcctcacatttcttttttccttctaccaATCGCTTCTGAAATCAAACACAAAAGTTTGCCATGTCAACAAAAGTCTCTTAGAACAAGTTAACTTTGAGACCCACTAAATGCTGGgacatgttctttattttcagtaaaataggAACAAATCAGTAAAACTGAACTTATCTTCAATTCTACTAGATGAGTATCCATCCGTTCATATTACACTGGAGTCCTAAATGCATCTTTTTAGTATTTAGCAATACGTTACCAACCTATATAGCAAATACTGGAGCTGTTAGAAGACAGCGTGTTTCACATCTTACGCTTCTTATACCTGCTTTTAAGTTTTGCACCAACTACTGGAACAGGGGCATATCCTATCTTTTTTCGAAGCTTCCTCAGGTTGTCTTGATCCGCAAGGCCATAAACAGCTGACTTCCAGGTCCCATCATGTGCACAAGAGCCCTGGCAACATACCATGAAACCGTAGTTAATTCACTATCTGAAGGtttcatgtattattttaataatgaccTTAGAATTATTACATATATTACACATTATTACATAGGTGTATTACGATTACACGCATAAAAGTACATTGAAATGCGGTGGATTGGCCttggctgaatgccaggtgcccaccaagccgctctatcacttcCCTCCTCAgtagggcagggagaggagaaaataacatggaaaaaaacccctcataaGTCAAGATCAAGGtggtttaataaagcaaaagcaaaggccgcatgcagaagcaaaggaaaacaaaagctttattctctacttcccatcagcaggcgatgtccagccacttcccgggaagcagggcttcaggaCACAGAGCAGTTGCTCCAGAAGGCAAACATTGTACTAACacgtgccccccacccctcctcctttctcttagcttttatcaCTGAGcagacatcatatggtatggaatatgccttttgtcagtttgggtcagctatcctggctgtgtcccgtcCCAGaatcttgcccacccccagacTGCTGGGTGAGGGCGGGGGGAAAtattggagagacagccttgatgctgtgcgaGCACTGCTTAGCAGCAGCCagaacactggtgtgttatcagcaccTTTCTAGCaccaatacagagcacagcactatgagggctgctatggggaaaattaactccatctcagccagacccaatgCAATCTCCACCCCTTACGCCATACCATTTGTGTCATGCTCAGGTCCCACCTAAGTTAAGACAGagaagattttatatttttatatataactgccccattgtatttaattctcattactaAATCCCTTCTTACCAACACTTACAACCTATCCTACATACTTAAACCACCTTTATACCCAACATACAGGTTTATACACTCTCATTAACTACTATTCCCTGTCCTTTAACAGACAGGTATTACTCTCCCAATCCATGCACTTCCTCCACTCCTCCCAATGCTCATAAGAACAGGCTATGACTTGGGCCCCATCTGTCAATATGGGTGCTcaggacaggacaggagaaGCAGTATGTTCAATTGCTGGGCACCAACACTGTCTTGGTTTGGGTCATCGTTGCATTCTTTAAACAATGACCTTACAATTAGTACATATATTACACCCTATTACAATTATTACATACTTTAATGCATGTAATGCTAATACATGTACCTTGAAACATACCCcccaaacagaacaaacaaacaaaccaacccaccaaACAGCCAAACACTAGGATTACTGGCAACACACTATGTATCTGTTACAGTTTACTTATGTATGAATCCTTCCGACATCTCTGCAAAACTAAGTTATTTCCTGAAATGGCTTAACACAACAAACTTTCGGTAGACAGCCTATGCAAATGAACCTTACAAAAGCGTGTTTGCTCGGCATACTTCTGTTAGCTCCTAAAGCTCTTAGAGCCATCACCAAAGAACTGCCAGCTTGTTCCTTGGTCTGAATTAATGTAACAACAGTTATTCTAATGGGCTACGGTGATGTCACCACAAATACCTCTCAGTTTCCAAGAAGGCGTAAACCAACTAACCTCAGGCCCAGATTTCACCTTCAGGAAACTTTCAACAGCAGTTAAGGTACCTTtaagggaggagaaaacattACTTGGCATATACAGTCATTAGTTCACAAAGCCAGAGTACACTCTGGTAGACTCAAACAGCAGGCCACTGACACTGTTAGTTGAAAAGGCAGAGTCACATCTTTAcctcaaagtaaaataaactacAGTTAAGTTCCACAGCTGTTTTAGTTAGCAAGTATCAAACTTCTTGCGTAAAGTACTTCAAGAAGGATCACCAATATTAGCTTTACTCactacatttttcatttgtcttatctatttttattatgtCATTAACtaatccacaaaaaaaaaaaaaaaggaaaggaatattaAGAGCCATATTCAGTTTTCCTCCAAGTTTCAAAATTAAGGATGATGTAGGCTGTGAAAACTGAGATGGACTTACAGGTTTTGGTAGACCTTaactacaaaaaaaccaaaccaaacaaaaaaaccccaccaaccccctcccccaaaccccaaaacacacaagATATCCTAAAACCTTTAATTTTAGCATAGCTTGTGTTTTGCAAAGCATGCTTAGTTGTGACgaatagcaaaacaaaacaacaactccaaattctgctttgttttgctttgctcagtTCCTTCTGAGAACGTGAAGACTGTACTCGTGGGGGCAAATTTCAATACAGCAAGCAACTGGATAGACAGCTGGTAATACCCTAAAGGCCAAATAGGAAGATATAAAAGACATCTTTATTCAAAACAAGTATCAGACATCAAATTATAACCCCACAAACAACCAGATACTCATTTCCatgcctctcctctcccttcaaTCAGATCCAGATTGAGTTTTATTAAACTGAAAGCTGATGACACACTCCAATGTAAAGCAATCCCACTTTATAGCACTTTTAACGgtacataaaagcaaaacattcgGATACTTTTATCAGCCCTTCCAATTGCAAGTCAGACCTGATGAATGAAGTACCCTCATTTGAGATTAGGAGCAAGTCCTATTTGCACAGAATGGAATCATCTCGCATCTTTTCTCAAATATATTTGTCCTCTTTCAGTTACTGTCCAGCTGctcttaaagaaaaaggcattgcACAGCACTGGCTGTCTTCTTACACGCAGACAATGGCTTCTCAGGGCTTCcagtagagaaagaaaacccaggAAACCGGATTACCCACTGATTTCCAATCCCTCTCCCACAGCCTTCCTGTCCCCACTGTCTTTTCCCTACAAGATCCGCACTGCACAAGGGGCAGTGTGCTGAGCCTTGCCTAGGGATGTCCACATCCTGGCTcaacagcctgctgctgacagctgcaGGTTCTGTTCTCTCAGTGAGCAACATTACCTTGAATCCCTCCTTCACCTAATGACCAATCTTCTCCAAGCTAATGGGAATATGATttacttttcaatttttatttaccaGGTTTGGTTGAAACCGATCAGCTGGTAAAGGCAGGCAAaaagagagactgaaggagtCTCCACATAAGCATCGCTGCTTTGGGAAGCCAGATGAAAGCAtgatctgcatttctttttccgCATAAGGTCACACTTAAATAAGTCACCTTTCAACTTGTCTCTGGTGTACAGTACTCCCATATCAGCTGGTATAGAGTCAAAGCCACAGCTTCCAATGACATACACTCCCTTTTCCGCAGCTTTTTCGTTGTATTTCAGGTACATTCCTTCCAGAAACTAAAACACAGTCAGAACAAGTATTGTAAGCAGAACTCTGTACTCGGCCACACCCAATATTAGCCATCAGCGCTTTACTGTCTTATCACAGCACCCCACATACTTCAAAACACTTACAAGCATCTTTAAGACAGATACATGCTACTCCTGTCTTACGGTATGAAAGTATcacagcagtgcagagaaaGGTGGCCTGCACAAAATTCCTATGTAGAATCACAACCCAGACTCGAAGCAGAACTCAAACATTTTGGATTTCCAGAGAACCCGAGAGGCGCTTGTCTCTAAGTCAGAAAACTATCCAACTAATACACATTAATGTACTTTAAAACAATTAATGCATCTTAAACCAGCAGATCAGGAGGCAAAAGTTGTCTTCACGTTCAGCAACGTTCGCGGAAAAATACTACACAAATACCCCTTTAACAGCTCTTTGATAGAAGGTAGCATTTTTCTACGGTCACGTACCTGGGGTTCTCCACAGATGTCAATGCAGCTTGCACCATTTTCAACACAAGCTTCTACCACAGGCTCTCCAAAGAATCTATACTATAGAAGGAAAGACCACCACAcgtaacaaaaaataaaacccccacaCCACAACTCACCCAGCGTGCTTCATCTAACAGAGCCACCTACAAGAGAAGTAAGCCCTTGGTGGGTATTGGTTTTGCTACATGGGGCCAAAATGCAATAGCacttgtgggttttggggggctcgGGAGGAGGAACAGCACAACAAACTTCATCACTGATGATGCAGTTTGCTGCACGGACTGCTGCaccctgtttctctctctccacaGGTAAGACCACCAAGGCCAATTCAACAAGGTATGCTTTTTGCGCTCCTGTTATCAGCATATTCTGTACTTAAGCGCCCCCAATTTCAAAGACGTCATCGTGACCCAACTTCCAGCTCTGGTACTTTGATCCCCTCCAAACGCGCTGGAAGTATCGCCACTGAAAGTTTTCAAGGGGCCAAGAACTTAGAAGAGCATCTCTAGGGGCTTCTTTTCCacagatttccatttcttttcagcGCTAGCACCCCTGAAACCATTCTGGCCCAACCCAAAGCTCCTCCCCACTGTTACAAGCAGTTTCTTATGCTGCCTGTGAAAGACTCCCCCCAAgccacaaaacaagcaaaaaaaacccccccgCCGCCAAACCCCCAACCAACCCTGCTGCCCTTCAGCGAGAACCGCCCGCGAATGACACCAGCAGAAATCGTGCTGGGGAATCTTCAGGCGACCCCAGGACACGGCTGCACTGCTGGCTCCCTCTCAAAAAGCGCCCTGTCAGCCGGACGGCTCCCGAAACCCCGCAGCCCAGCCGCAGAGGCTCCCGGTCGCCGCCGCAGCTCTCCCCGCCCCGAGCAGCGGGGCGCCCGGCCGAGGggcaggcgccggccgaggggcaggcgccggccgaggggcaggcgccggccgaggggcaggcgccggccgaggggcaggcgccggccgaggggcaggcgccggccgaggggcaggcgccggccgaggggcAGGCGCCGGCCCGGGCTCTGCCGGCAGCCGCGCCCGGCGGACGCCGCGGGAGCACCGCCCGCGTCCCCGCACTCACCGGGCCCACGCAGTTGAGCACCAGCCGGGTCTGCCTCGCCACGGCGGCCAGCGAGGCCGCGTCGCCCACGTCGCACAGCAGCACGCCGACCTCCGCCCCGAGCGCCGCCTTCCCTGCGCACCGGAGACCGCCGTCACCGacgccgcccgccgcctcgcTTCCCGCCCCGggccgagccgccgccgccgccgccccctccccggcgcgGGCCCCGACGCCGCCgggtgggcgggggggggctcgcCCCGCGTCGCCCCCTCAGCCCTTCCCTTCACAGCCGCCCGCCGGCGGCTCCCCACGgaggcggccggggccggggccggggccggggccggggccggggccggggccggggccggggccggggccggggccggggccggggccggggccggggccggggccggggccggggccggggccggggccggggccgggcggcttTGCTGCGCCAACacggccccccccgccgcggcccgtACCCAGCCTCTCGGCCGCCCGCTCGAGCACCGCCTGCAGCTTCTCCCGGCTTTGCGGCGCAGCTTTCGTAGCTGCTGGATGCTCCCGCGCCATCAGCGGCCTTCTGCGCTTGTGGTCCGGCGGGTTCTAGCGCTGCTGTAAGCAGAAAGCTTCGCTCCCGTGACGGAGTGCCTTCTGTCTGCAAAAGTACCACCCCGGTTGCTGGAGGCTGCTTGTGATTTACTCCTCCCTTCAGAAAGAGCACGTTGTTTTCCCGAAccagcctccccagctctgTGCCAGCAGAAATGACGCAGGGATGCCACTTGCGAACACgtctctgttttcctctgacGCCGTCCACTGTGCGCTCCTGTGAGAAACGCACACGGCAGTGACAACTCATTCCTCCCCATCTCGCTCGCCATAGCCACGGGGACATGCAAGCCCCTGTTTGGTGTGGATTTACTCCCGTTAGAGCCAGTTCTcgggcagagggaaaaaaccgTGTCCTGGACCTTTCTTGTTACTTTTAATGCGTAACCATGGTCTTGCTAGTAGGGAAcaggtttctttttcaagttaGCGGATTTCGTACTGCGAAGCTTAACGGTTGATGCCAGAGCCGGCCAAGTGGTGGAAGGGATGGTACAGCTCTGCTCGCCCGGGGCTTCCTCCTTGCGGGCCGCAGGAGCCTGGCCTGGGGCACCCCAGGCCCGGGGGTGTCTCGGAGCCAGACCCGTGGATGTGGCCGCTGCTTTCCCGTTTGCAGGTTCGGCCAGTAGCGAGGCTGAGCGTGCACCACGCACATGCATGGCAACACCACGGCCGGCTACGCAGGCTGCCAGAGAATGGGCCGTGCCTTTGCCAGCCGCCATCTGGCACTAAGGCAACTCGCCGAAAGCCTCCTCCCCGGCTCGTTGCCGTCGAAGCTCACGGGTGACACCAGAGGCATGCTGTCACCCTGCAGGTTCCCACGCGCGCCCACGTTTCCAGAGCCCCCGAAGATCAGCGCAGCCTCAAGCCCAGGTGCCGTCTGTGCCCCCACCCTGGGCTCCCTCGCTCACCTCTGGCTGAGACACCGAGTCTCTCCAGAGAGGGCTTTTCCTCCCGCTCGCTGCCTAGCCCACCCCAAAGTCTGCCAGCAATGTACACGTGCACCTAGGGCTAGGGGAAAATACAATCACTTGCTCCCTCCCCTCGCTGGCACCTCGGACGCCTGCGCCGCGTGACTGTGGTCCCCTGTCCAGCCGCTGGCACCGAGACCCTCACCGCCCCGCTTGCTGACACCGCAGACCCACGCGCCTCTGTCACCCGTGACCTGACTTCGGTTGCTGACGCTTAACCGTGACCCATGGTCCCACCAGTTGCTGGCACGGGGACCCTCATGCGATCCGACCGCCATGATGTAGCATAGCAGATGCTCTCACGTCACAC is drawn from Buteo buteo unplaced genomic scaffold, bButBut1.hap1.1 HAP1_SCAFFOLD_234, whole genome shotgun sequence and contains these coding sequences:
- the LOC142028276 gene encoding saccharopine dehydrogenase-like oxidoreductase isoform X1 — translated: MAREHPAATKAAPQSREKLQAVLERAAERLGKAALGAEVGVLLCDVGDAASLAAVARQTRLVLNCVGPYRFFGEPVVEACVENGASCIDICGEPQFLEGMYLKYNEKAAEKGVYVIGSCGFDSIPADMGVLYTRDKLKGTLTAVESFLKVKSGPEGSCAHDGTWKSAVYGLADQDNLRKLRKKIGYAPVPVVGAKLKSRGLVFYNQEFKEYSIRFMGSDGSVVKRSQCYLHTELQETPVQYGAYVNIGGLGSVIKLMFAGILFLLLVKFSFGRKLLTKYPEFFSAGFFTKKGPTQKQMDGTSFTMTFFGEGYSEGQDPQYGKPNVKICTEVKGPEPGYVATPIAMVQAAVSLLEDAACLPKRGGVYSPGAAFSKTKLIDRLSKRGVEFSVISKPEL
- the LOC142028276 gene encoding saccharopine dehydrogenase-like oxidoreductase isoform X2, with the translated sequence MAREHPAATKAAPQSREKLQAVLERAAERLGKAALGAEVGVLLCDVGDAASLAAVARQTRLVLNCVGPVALLDEARWFLEGMYLKYNEKAAEKGVYVIGSCGFDSIPADMGVLYTRDKLKGTLTAVESFLKVKSGPEGSCAHDGTWKSAVYGLADQDNLRKLRKKIGYAPVPVVGAKLKSRGLVFYNQEFKEYSIRFMGSDGSVVKRSQCYLHTELQETPVQYGAYVNIGGLGSVIKLMFAGILFLLLVKFSFGRKLLTKYPEFFSAGFFTKKGPTQKQMDGTSFTMTFFGEGYSEGQDPQYGKPNVKICTEVKGPEPGYVATPIAMVQAAVSLLEDAACLPKRGGVYSPGAAFSKTKLIDRLSKRGVEFSVISKPEL